One region of Skermanella mucosa genomic DNA includes:
- a CDS encoding AAA family ATPase has protein sequence MAFKRVDKDTLPPRRWALKGYYGDGKSTFIMAMHQPTLMIDADGRRHELKGSELYELSEEPADHRSVERIQDILDKNMPGSGIRTIAIDSVTSLIGTSIARAMLDNAADRNRNKNQAWVDKAERMRLLQDSVTAHGSHVLWIWHLEDAQLNGVAQIRETLPETERERLFRSLNASLRIVREKDRRGVLVEWSREGPAGMVIWDEEGFWKGVPERIEAAIYGRGGGAKPTSPKPAGSETAAGPILEEAPRAAKAAAQPVAQGVAQGTTQGADNVLTFYSPTEAVAWGVDQGAFPDAAAAQAAYDQLKGEVGPRNAKEMYAAWIDFVSNRKPRRRRA, from the coding sequence ATGGCTTTCAAGCGAGTTGACAAGGATACGCTTCCCCCGCGGCGCTGGGCGCTCAAAGGCTATTACGGTGACGGCAAGTCGACCTTCATCATGGCCATGCACCAGCCGACGCTCATGATCGATGCGGACGGCCGCCGGCATGAGCTGAAGGGGAGCGAACTTTACGAATTGAGCGAGGAGCCCGCGGACCACCGCTCGGTTGAGCGCATCCAGGACATCCTCGACAAGAACATGCCGGGTTCCGGCATCCGGACCATCGCGATCGACAGCGTCACCTCGCTGATCGGCACCTCCATCGCCCGCGCGATGCTGGACAACGCGGCCGACCGCAACAGGAACAAGAACCAGGCCTGGGTCGACAAGGCGGAGCGGATGCGCCTGCTCCAGGACTCCGTCACCGCCCACGGCTCCCACGTCCTGTGGATCTGGCACCTGGAGGACGCCCAATTGAACGGCGTCGCCCAGATCCGCGAGACCCTGCCGGAGACCGAGCGGGAACGGCTGTTCCGCTCGCTGAACGCGTCGCTCCGCATCGTCCGGGAAAAGGACCGGCGCGGCGTCCTGGTGGAATGGTCGCGCGAAGGTCCGGCCGGCATGGTGATCTGGGACGAGGAAGGCTTCTGGAAGGGCGTGCCGGAACGGATCGAGGCCGCGATCTACGGACGCGGCGGCGGCGCGAAGCCCACGTCTCCCAAGCCCGCAGGCTCGGAGACCGCCGCCGGCCCGATCCTGGAGGAGGCCCCCAGGGCTGCCAAAGCGGCGGCCCAGCCGGTTGCCCAGGGAGTCGCCCAGGGGACCACCCAGGGAGCCGACAACGTGCTGACCTTCTACAGCCCGACCGAGGCCGTCGCCTGGGGAGTCGACCAGGGAGCCTTCCCCGACGCGGCGGCGGCCCAGGCCGCCTACGACCAGCTCAAGGGCGAGGTCGGGCCGCGCAACGCGAAGGAAATGTACGCCGCCTGGATCGACTTCGTGTCGAACCGCAAGCCGCGCCGCCGCCGGGCGTAG
- a CDS encoding GAF domain-containing protein has product MRDAAGEEQPRFLSGGGDMGARMRAHDWAASPLGAPRDWPAALSTAVGIMLNSRHPMYVAWGPDLRFFHNDSYIPLLGAKHPAVPGEPLSRLWAEIWDDLRPLTERALAGEAIWFEDFHLSTTRNGVLEDAWFTFSFSPLRDESGEVAGFLCACMETTHEVMAKRRLSLQLDLAERLRTLDTSGDIATVVAEMLGRHFKAPRAGYAEIDHDGLGFTVESDWTDGRMPSLAGRSFPLGILGEEVVDHLRAGRTLRIDDLAADPRTAGTAASAGIGTRALLAVPLVKGGRLAAILYLHEPVPRSWTEADAELAVGVVERTWEAIGRARAVGALNRQRAEEGERLRRLFEQAPSFMAVLREPGHVYELANASYRRLVGDREIIGKPVRQAVPELEEHGIVRLLDRVYVGGEPYVGRAVRVLFLRNPDDRRTNARREERFVDFVLQPIIRADGTVTGIFVDGNDVTDLVRARERAACLVELGDRLRDLNDTAAIAQAAAEILGKALGVSRAGYGRVDASGLKVRIERDWTDGRVASIAGTHDFRHYGSFVDNLHRGELLVMPDIATDPRTSGHAEALRAIDVAALVNVPVMEDGRFSAVLYIHDVAPRAWTDEELALIRDVADRTWSAAERARSEASLRLLNRTLEQQVAERTRDRDRMWRLSTDIMLVAGFDGQIVAVNPAWTTLLGWTEAELLSLSFLDLVHPDDRAQTEGEAGRLAKGLVTLRFENRYRHKDGSYRLISWTAVPDEARIHAVGRDMTAERDALDALRSAEEALRQSQKMEAVGQLTGGVAHDFNNLLQVILGNLDMLRDKLSDRADLLRHVRFAMQAGERGATLTQRLLAFARRQPLAPVSLNLNALVGDMQELVQRSVGEAVQVEAVMAGGLWRTWADANQVENALLNLAINARDAMPDGGRLVIETANANLDGSYIATEFGLEPGEYVCLSVTDTGTGMPRDVAARAFEPFFTTKAIGQGTGLGLSQLYGFARQSGGHAAIYSEEGRGTTVKLYLPRHRGAARIEPAPAPVPPEPKRARDGETILVLEDEGLVRMLLVQSLERQGYRVIEAYEPQAALAVLETDGKIDLLATDVGLPGMNGRQVAEIARRRRPDLPVLFLTGYAHDAALDESILGPRTQVLGKPFNARTLLAKIRTMLEGAG; this is encoded by the coding sequence ATGAGGGATGCGGCGGGGGAGGAGCAGCCGCGTTTCCTGTCGGGAGGCGGCGACATGGGCGCGCGGATGCGGGCCCACGACTGGGCGGCCTCGCCCCTGGGGGCGCCGCGGGACTGGCCGGCGGCGCTGAGCACGGCCGTCGGCATCATGCTGAACTCCCGCCATCCGATGTATGTGGCGTGGGGGCCGGATCTCCGCTTCTTTCATAACGACAGCTACATCCCGTTGCTCGGCGCCAAGCATCCCGCCGTGCCGGGCGAGCCCTTGTCGCGCCTGTGGGCGGAAATCTGGGACGACCTGCGACCGCTGACCGAGCGCGCCCTGGCGGGAGAAGCGATCTGGTTCGAGGATTTCCACCTCTCCACCACCCGCAACGGCGTCCTGGAGGACGCCTGGTTCACCTTCTCCTTCTCGCCGCTGCGCGACGAGTCGGGCGAGGTCGCGGGTTTCCTGTGCGCGTGCATGGAGACGACGCACGAGGTCATGGCGAAACGGCGCCTGTCCCTCCAGCTCGACCTCGCCGAACGGCTGCGCACGCTCGATACCTCCGGCGACATCGCGACCGTGGTGGCGGAGATGCTCGGCCGGCACTTCAAGGCGCCGCGCGCGGGCTATGCGGAAATCGACCACGACGGGCTGGGCTTCACGGTGGAGAGCGACTGGACAGACGGCCGGATGCCGAGCCTGGCCGGACGCTCCTTCCCGCTCGGCATCCTGGGGGAGGAGGTGGTCGATCATCTCCGGGCCGGGCGGACGCTTCGGATCGACGACCTCGCCGCCGACCCGCGGACGGCCGGCACCGCCGCGTCCGCCGGGATCGGCACGCGGGCGCTGCTGGCCGTCCCGCTGGTCAAGGGCGGCCGTCTCGCCGCCATCCTCTACCTGCACGAGCCGGTTCCCCGATCCTGGACCGAGGCCGACGCCGAACTGGCGGTCGGCGTGGTCGAGCGGACCTGGGAAGCCATCGGGCGGGCGCGGGCGGTCGGCGCGCTGAACCGCCAGAGGGCGGAGGAGGGCGAGCGCCTGCGCCGGCTGTTCGAGCAGGCGCCCAGCTTCATGGCCGTGCTGCGCGAGCCGGGGCACGTCTACGAGCTGGCGAACGCCTCCTACCGCCGCCTGGTCGGCGATCGCGAGATCATCGGCAAGCCGGTCCGCCAGGCCGTTCCGGAACTGGAGGAGCATGGCATCGTTCGGCTGCTCGACCGGGTCTACGTTGGCGGCGAACCCTATGTCGGGCGGGCCGTCCGCGTGCTGTTCCTGCGGAACCCCGACGACCGGAGGACGAATGCCCGTCGGGAGGAGCGTTTCGTCGACTTCGTCCTGCAGCCGATCATCCGGGCCGACGGCACGGTCACGGGCATCTTCGTCGACGGCAACGACGTCACGGACCTGGTCCGCGCCCGCGAGCGCGCCGCCTGCCTGGTCGAGCTGGGCGATCGTCTGCGCGACCTCAACGATACCGCCGCCATCGCCCAGGCGGCGGCGGAAATCCTGGGCAAGGCGCTTGGGGTCTCCCGGGCCGGATACGGCAGGGTCGACGCGAGCGGGCTGAAGGTCCGGATCGAGCGGGACTGGACCGACGGGCGCGTCGCGAGCATCGCCGGCACCCACGATTTCCGGCACTACGGCAGTTTCGTCGACAACCTGCACCGGGGCGAGCTGCTGGTCATGCCGGACATCGCGACCGATCCCCGGACCAGCGGCCATGCCGAGGCCTTGCGCGCGATCGACGTGGCGGCGCTGGTCAACGTGCCGGTGATGGAGGACGGGCGGTTTTCCGCGGTGCTCTATATCCACGACGTCGCGCCGCGCGCCTGGACGGACGAGGAACTGGCCCTGATCCGCGACGTCGCCGACCGCACCTGGTCGGCTGCCGAGCGCGCCCGGTCTGAGGCGTCGTTGCGCCTGCTGAACCGCACCCTCGAACAGCAGGTCGCCGAGCGGACCCGCGACCGCGACCGCATGTGGCGCCTTTCGACCGACATCATGCTGGTCGCGGGCTTCGACGGGCAGATCGTCGCGGTCAACCCGGCCTGGACGACCCTGCTGGGCTGGACCGAGGCCGAACTGCTGAGCCTGTCGTTCCTCGACCTGGTCCACCCCGACGATCGCGCCCAGACCGAGGGGGAGGCCGGCCGCCTGGCCAAGGGGCTGGTGACGCTGCGGTTCGAGAACCGCTACCGGCACAAGGACGGCTCCTATCGCCTGATCTCGTGGACGGCGGTGCCGGACGAAGCCCGTATCCACGCGGTCGGCCGCGACATGACGGCCGAGCGCGACGCCTTGGACGCGCTCCGCTCCGCCGAGGAGGCGCTCCGCCAATCCCAGAAGATGGAAGCCGTGGGCCAGCTCACCGGCGGCGTCGCGCACGACTTCAACAACCTGCTCCAGGTGATCCTCGGCAACCTGGACATGCTGCGGGACAAGCTATCGGACCGCGCGGACCTGCTGCGCCACGTCCGCTTCGCGATGCAGGCCGGCGAGAGGGGGGCGACGCTGACCCAGCGGCTGCTGGCCTTCGCCCGGCGCCAGCCCCTGGCGCCCGTCAGCCTGAACCTCAACGCGCTGGTCGGCGACATGCAGGAGCTGGTCCAGCGCTCGGTCGGCGAGGCGGTCCAGGTCGAGGCGGTGATGGCCGGAGGGCTCTGGCGTACCTGGGCCGACGCCAACCAGGTGGAGAACGCCCTGCTGAACCTGGCGATCAATGCCCGCGACGCCATGCCGGACGGCGGCCGGCTGGTCATCGAGACGGCGAACGCCAACCTGGACGGCAGCTATATCGCGACGGAGTTCGGGCTTGAGCCCGGGGAATATGTCTGCCTGTCGGTGACCGATACCGGTACCGGCATGCCGCGCGACGTGGCGGCCCGGGCCTTCGAGCCGTTCTTCACCACCAAGGCGATCGGGCAGGGCACCGGGCTGGGGCTCAGCCAGCTCTACGGCTTCGCCCGCCAGTCCGGCGGCCACGCCGCGATCTATTCCGAGGAGGGCAGGGGCACCACGGTCAAGCTCTACCTGCCGCGCCACCGCGGCGCCGCACGGATCGAGCCGGCGCCCGCGCCCGTCCCGCCGGAACCGAAGCGCGCCAGGGACGGCGAGACGATCCTCGTCCTGGAGGACGAGGGCCTCGTGCGCATGCTGCTGGTCCAGTCGCTGGAACGGCAGGGCTACCGCGTGATCGAGGCGTACGAGCCCCAGGCGGCCCTGGCCGTCCTGGAGACGGACGGGAAGATCGACCTGCTGGCGACCGATGTCGGGCTTCCCGGCATGAACGGCCGCCAGGTGGCCGAGATCGCCCGCCGGCGCCGGCCGGACCTGCCGGTCCTGTTCCTGACCGGTTACGCCCACGATGCCGCCCTGGACGAAAGCATCCTCGGCCCGCGCACCCAGGTCCTGGGCAAGCCCTTCAACGCCCGCACCCTGCTGGCGAAGATCCGGACGATGCTGGAAGGCGCGGGCTGA
- a CDS encoding xanthine dehydrogenase family protein molybdopterin-binding subunit, with amino-acid sequence MTIALKTSRRSFLAGSAAAAGGFMLGFHIPFGAEAATPAAGGGAATPELNAWVVVRPDETVVVRIARVEMGQGTLTGLAQLVAEELDCDWSRVTTEYPTPGQNVARNRVWGNFQTAGSRGIRDSHDYVRKGGAAARMMLVQAAAEEWKVPASECTVDKGVISHAASGRTTTYGKVAAAAARLDPPADVPLKDPKDWKIAGKPLKRLDTAEKLNGAQVYSIDVKLPGMLNAAVRECPVFGGKVRSFDAAAVEGMPGVKRVVAVGDTGVAVVADTWWRAKTALEALPVEWDEGPNAGLSSEAIAATLREGLEASEAFVGNQAGDIKAALAKPGNKVVEAVYSYPYQHHVTMEPMNATALFTADKCEVWTATQNAEAALATASTAAGLPIPQCEVYRLHLGGGFGRRSSSHDFVRQAVLIAKQMPGTPVKLIWSREEDMLHGRYHPVTQCKLTGALDADGNLDGLHMRISGQSILAAINPQALQGGRDPATFQGLNPGGTEGVLGYTIPNLLVDHAMRNPPVPPGFWRGVNNNQNAIYLECFVDELAHAAGADPLEFRRKLLVNHPKHLAVLNAVAEKAGWGTPASEGVYRGLSQHMGYGSYVAACAEVSVSDDGTLKIHRIVAATDSGHAVNPQQIEAQVEGSFVYGLSALLYGEITLKDGRVQQENFDTYQMLRMEEMPQVETIVMPSGGFWGGVGEPTIFVAAPAVLNAIFAATGKRIRSVPLANADLRKA; translated from the coding sequence ATGACGATCGCGCTCAAGACGTCGCGCCGGAGCTTCCTGGCCGGCTCCGCCGCCGCGGCCGGCGGATTCATGCTGGGCTTCCACATCCCGTTCGGGGCGGAGGCGGCGACGCCCGCCGCCGGCGGAGGGGCGGCGACGCCCGAACTCAATGCCTGGGTGGTGGTACGGCCGGACGAGACCGTGGTGGTCCGGATCGCCCGCGTCGAGATGGGGCAGGGCACGCTGACCGGCTTGGCCCAGCTCGTCGCGGAGGAACTGGACTGCGACTGGTCCCGGGTCACCACCGAATATCCGACGCCCGGCCAGAACGTCGCGCGAAACCGCGTCTGGGGTAATTTCCAGACGGCGGGCAGCCGCGGCATCCGCGATTCCCACGACTATGTCCGCAAGGGTGGTGCCGCCGCCCGCATGATGCTGGTCCAGGCCGCCGCGGAGGAGTGGAAGGTCCCGGCTTCCGAATGCACGGTGGACAAGGGCGTGATCAGCCACGCCGCGTCCGGCAGGACCACGACCTACGGCAAGGTGGCGGCCGCCGCCGCCCGGCTCGATCCGCCCGCCGACGTGCCGCTCAAGGACCCGAAGGATTGGAAGATCGCGGGCAAGCCGCTCAAGCGTCTCGACACGGCCGAGAAGCTGAACGGCGCCCAGGTCTACTCGATCGACGTCAAGCTGCCCGGCATGCTGAACGCCGCGGTCCGCGAATGTCCCGTGTTCGGCGGCAAGGTCAGGAGCTTCGACGCCGCCGCGGTCGAGGGGATGCCCGGCGTCAAGCGGGTGGTCGCCGTGGGCGACACCGGCGTGGCGGTCGTCGCCGACACCTGGTGGCGCGCCAAGACCGCCCTGGAGGCCCTGCCGGTCGAGTGGGACGAGGGGCCGAACGCCGGCCTGTCCAGCGAGGCGATCGCCGCGACGCTGCGCGAAGGGCTCGAAGCCTCCGAAGCCTTCGTCGGCAACCAGGCCGGCGACATCAAGGCGGCGCTCGCCAAGCCCGGCAACAAGGTGGTCGAGGCGGTCTACAGCTATCCCTACCAGCACCACGTCACCATGGAACCGATGAACGCGACCGCGCTGTTCACGGCCGACAAGTGCGAGGTCTGGACCGCGACCCAGAACGCGGAGGCGGCGCTCGCCACCGCCTCCACCGCCGCCGGGCTGCCGATCCCGCAATGCGAGGTCTACCGGCTCCACCTCGGCGGCGGCTTCGGCAGGCGCTCGTCCAGCCACGACTTCGTCCGCCAGGCGGTGCTGATCGCGAAGCAGATGCCCGGCACGCCGGTCAAGCTGATCTGGTCGCGCGAGGAGGACATGCTCCACGGCCGCTACCATCCGGTCACCCAGTGCAAGCTGACCGGCGCGCTGGACGCCGACGGCAACCTGGACGGACTGCACATGCGGATCTCCGGCCAGTCGATCCTGGCGGCGATCAACCCGCAGGCGCTCCAGGGCGGGCGCGACCCGGCCACGTTCCAGGGGCTGAACCCGGGCGGCACGGAAGGGGTGCTGGGCTACACCATCCCGAACCTGCTGGTCGACCACGCCATGCGCAACCCGCCGGTGCCCCCGGGGTTCTGGCGCGGCGTGAACAACAATCAGAACGCGATATACCTGGAATGCTTCGTGGACGAGCTGGCCCACGCCGCCGGCGCCGATCCGCTGGAGTTCCGCCGCAAGCTGCTGGTCAACCATCCCAAGCACCTGGCCGTGCTGAACGCGGTCGCGGAAAAGGCCGGCTGGGGCACGCCGGCATCGGAGGGCGTGTATCGCGGCCTGTCCCAGCACATGGGCTACGGCAGCTACGTGGCGGCCTGCGCCGAGGTGTCGGTCAGCGACGACGGGACCCTGAAGATCCACCGGATCGTCGCGGCCACCGACAGCGGCCACGCGGTCAACCCGCAGCAGATCGAGGCGCAGGTCGAGGGTTCCTTCGTCTACGGCCTCTCCGCCCTGCTATACGGCGAGATCACGCTGAAGGACGGCCGGGTCCAGCAGGAGAATTTCGACACCTACCAGATGCTGCGCATGGAGGAGATGCCGCAGGTCGAGACCATCGTCATGCCGTCGGGCGGCTTCTGGGGCGGCGTCGGCGAGCCGACCATCTTCGTGGCGGCCCCCGCCGTGCTCAACGCGATCTTCGCGGCGACCGGCAAGCGCATCCGCTCGGTGCCCCTGGCGAACGCGGACCTGCGCAAGGCATGA
- a CDS encoding (2Fe-2S)-binding protein has protein sequence MVQLTINGTSHDIEVEPDTPLLWVIREQVGLTGTKFGCGIAQCGACTVHLDGIAVRSCVTPVSAVGADQRIVTIEGLSPDNDHPLQKAWAELDVPQCGYCQSGQIMAAAALLESNPNPSDDDINAEMTNICRCGTYNRIRAAIKLAAGSGDVGRG, from the coding sequence GTGGTTCAACTTACGATCAACGGCACGTCGCACGACATCGAGGTCGAGCCCGATACGCCGCTTCTCTGGGTGATCCGGGAGCAGGTCGGCCTGACCGGCACCAAGTTCGGCTGCGGCATCGCGCAGTGCGGCGCCTGCACGGTACATCTGGACGGCATCGCCGTCCGCTCCTGCGTGACGCCGGTCAGCGCCGTCGGCGCCGACCAGCGGATCGTCACCATCGAGGGGCTGTCGCCCGACAACGACCATCCGCTCCAGAAAGCCTGGGCGGAGCTGGACGTGCCGCAATGCGGCTACTGCCAGTCCGGCCAGATCATGGCCGCCGCGGCCCTGCTGGAATCCAACCCGAACCCCAGCGACGACGACATCAACGCCGAGATGACGAACATCTGCCGCTGCGGGACCTACAACCGCATCCGCGCGGCCATCAAGCTTGCCGCCGGCAGCGGCGACGTCGGGCGCGGCTGA
- a CDS encoding SDR family oxidoreductase yields the protein MASTEKVALITGAGTGVGRAVALALLEAGYSVVLAGRRREPLEETAAQGAGSGGRTLVVPTDIGDPASVEALFAKTKEEFGRLDLLFNNAGSGAPAIPLEELTFDQWKNVVDANLTGAFLCTQGAFRLMKDQEPRGGRIINNGSISATTPRPNSAPYTATKHAITGLTKSTSLDGRKYDIACGQIDIGNAATDMTERMKEGVQQADGSFAPEPRMDPRHVANAVVHMASLPLEANVLFMTVMATKMPFVGRG from the coding sequence ATGGCTTCCACGGAAAAGGTCGCGCTGATCACTGGCGCCGGGACGGGAGTCGGCAGGGCCGTGGCCCTTGCGCTGCTGGAAGCGGGGTACTCCGTCGTCCTGGCCGGCCGCCGCCGGGAACCGCTGGAGGAGACCGCGGCCCAAGGCGCCGGGTCCGGCGGGCGCACGCTGGTGGTGCCGACCGACATCGGCGACCCGGCCTCGGTCGAGGCGCTTTTCGCGAAGACGAAGGAGGAGTTCGGCCGGCTCGACCTGCTGTTCAACAATGCCGGCAGCGGCGCCCCGGCGATCCCGCTGGAGGAACTGACCTTCGACCAGTGGAAGAACGTGGTGGACGCCAACCTGACCGGCGCATTCCTGTGCACCCAGGGCGCCTTCCGGCTGATGAAGGACCAGGAGCCCCGCGGCGGCCGGATCATCAACAACGGCTCTATCTCGGCCACGACGCCCCGGCCCAACTCGGCGCCCTATACCGCGACCAAGCACGCGATCACCGGCCTGACCAAGTCCACCTCGCTGGACGGCCGGAAATACGACATCGCCTGCGGCCAGATCGACATCGGCAACGCCGCGACCGACATGACCGAGCGGATGAAGGAAGGCGTGCAGCAAGCCGACGGCTCGTTCGCGCCGGAGCCGCGGATGGACCCTCGACACGTCGCGAACGCCGTGGTCCACATGGCCAGCCTGCCGCTGGAGGCCAACGTGCTGTTCATGACCGTGATGGCGACCAAGATGCCCTTCGTCGGCCGGGGCTGA
- a CDS encoding c-type cytochrome has product MIRLALVSGALSLAAAASLAAEPPGALSCSGCHALRGEASRDEASAGIPPILSKSADEIAAAMLAYRAGEGSPTVMDRISKGFTEEEIRAIAAWIASRG; this is encoded by the coding sequence ATGATCCGCCTCGCCCTGGTGTCCGGCGCGCTGTCCCTGGCCGCTGCCGCCAGCCTGGCGGCGGAACCGCCCGGAGCCTTGTCGTGCTCCGGGTGCCATGCCTTGCGCGGGGAGGCATCGCGCGATGAGGCATCGGCAGGCATCCCGCCGATCCTGTCGAAATCGGCCGACGAGATCGCGGCGGCGATGCTGGCATACAGGGCGGGGGAGGGCAGCCCCACGGTGATGGACCGGATATCCAAGGGCTTCACCGAAGAGGAGATCCGGGCGATAGCCGCCTGGATCGCCTCCCGCGGCTGA
- a CDS encoding NAD(P)/FAD-dependent oxidoreductase, which yields MDPLHPSRRAVLASLLAGASATLVRPVRAQAPPRVVVIGGGFGGGTCARFLKRLGLDVTLVEPEPTFIACPLSNPVVAGLRPLERQRFGYDGIRRAGVSVVHQRAVGVDPQARRVTLDDGTTLDYDRLVMAPGIDIRYGALPGYDEKAAQVMPHAWKAGEQTVLLARRLEALEDGGVVVMSVPANPYRCPPGPYERASLIAHYLKTRKPRSKLIVLDAKDGFSKQRLFQDAWARLYPGLLELVPLSGGGQVTAVEPDGMTFVTDFDRVKADVANVIPPQKAAAIAEAAGVADRSGWCPIDPVTFESRLQPGIHVIGDAAIAGAMPKSAFSANAQAKVCAGAVAALLRGEQPAAPKLINTCYSLVAPDYGISVAGVYAPSSGTLAEVEGAGGTSPLDAPAEARVKEAAYAHSWFDIVTAEVFG from the coding sequence ATGGACCCGCTCCATCCCAGCCGCCGGGCGGTGCTGGCGTCCCTGCTCGCCGGGGCGTCGGCGACGCTCGTGCGGCCGGTGCGCGCCCAGGCACCGCCGCGCGTCGTCGTGATCGGGGGCGGCTTCGGCGGCGGCACCTGCGCCCGCTTCCTCAAGCGGCTCGGCCTCGACGTGACGCTGGTCGAACCCGAACCGACCTTCATCGCCTGTCCGCTGAGCAACCCGGTGGTGGCGGGACTGCGCCCCCTGGAGCGGCAGCGGTTCGGCTATGACGGCATCCGGCGCGCCGGGGTCTCGGTCGTCCACCAGCGGGCCGTCGGCGTCGATCCCCAGGCCCGCCGCGTCACGCTGGACGATGGCACGACCCTTGACTACGACCGCCTCGTCATGGCGCCCGGCATCGACATCCGGTACGGCGCCTTGCCCGGCTACGACGAGAAGGCGGCCCAAGTGATGCCGCACGCCTGGAAAGCGGGCGAGCAGACGGTCCTGCTGGCGCGCCGCCTGGAGGCCCTGGAGGACGGCGGCGTGGTCGTCATGTCGGTCCCCGCCAATCCCTACCGTTGCCCGCCGGGGCCGTACGAGCGCGCCAGCCTGATCGCGCATTACCTGAAGACCCGCAAGCCGCGCTCCAAGCTGATCGTGCTCGACGCCAAGGACGGATTCTCCAAGCAGCGCCTGTTCCAGGACGCCTGGGCCAGGCTCTATCCGGGGCTGCTTGAACTGGTGCCGCTGTCCGGCGGCGGGCAGGTCACCGCGGTGGAGCCCGACGGAATGACCTTCGTCACCGACTTCGACCGGGTGAAGGCCGATGTCGCCAACGTCATCCCGCCGCAGAAGGCGGCCGCGATCGCGGAAGCCGCCGGGGTGGCGGACCGCTCCGGCTGGTGCCCGATCGATCCCGTCACGTTCGAATCCCGGCTCCAGCCCGGCATCCACGTGATCGGCGACGCCGCCATCGCCGGCGCCATGCCGAAGTCGGCCTTTTCCGCCAACGCCCAGGCCAAGGTCTGCGCCGGCGCGGTCGCCGCCCTGCTGCGCGGCGAGCAACCGGCCGCGCCCAAGCTGATCAACACCTGCTACAGCCTGGTGGCGCCCGACTACGGCATCTCGGTCGCCGGCGTCTATGCGCCGTCCTCCGGCACGCTGGCCGAGGTGGAGGGCGCCGGCGGCACCAGCCCGCTCGACGCTCCCGCCGAAGCCCGGGTAAAGGAGGCGGCCTATGCCCATTCCTGGTTCGACATCGTGACGGCGGAAGTGTTCGGATGA
- the soxX gene encoding sulfur oxidation c-type cytochrome SoxX — MMWAITLALALAPAYTVVGDSIPEPLAGAVGDPARGREIVTSRQTGLCLLCHSGPFPEERFQGDLAPSLAGVGARLTEGQIRLRIVDPRSLDPNTIMPSYYRTDGLDRVAEAWRGKPILSAGQIEDVVAFLATLKD; from the coding sequence ATGATGTGGGCGATCACCCTCGCCCTGGCGCTGGCACCCGCCTATACGGTCGTCGGCGATTCCATCCCGGAGCCCCTGGCCGGGGCCGTCGGCGACCCGGCCCGCGGGCGGGAAATCGTGACAAGCCGCCAGACCGGCCTGTGCCTGCTGTGCCATTCCGGTCCGTTCCCGGAGGAGCGGTTCCAGGGCGACTTGGCGCCGTCGCTGGCCGGCGTCGGCGCCCGCCTGACCGAAGGCCAGATCCGTCTGCGGATCGTGGACCCGCGCAGCCTTGATCCGAACACCATCATGCCCTCCTATTACAGGACCGACGGGCTCGACCGCGTGGCGGAGGCCTGGCGCGGCAAGCCGATCCTGTCGGCCGGGCAGATCGAGGACGTGGTGGCGTTCCTGGCGACACTGAAGGATTGA
- a CDS encoding TerC family protein, with the protein MIWIGFNAFILVLLALDLGVFNRRPHQITVREALIASACYISLAFAFNGGIYWFMGVDKGLEFTTGYLIEWSLSVDNIFVMAMIFGHFAVPPQYQHRVLFWGILGALVMRAALIFAGTALIHQFHWTIYLFGAFLLFTGFKMLFSSDEEQNLDDNRILRFVRARVRMTDNYEGTAFVVRRNGLLLATPMLLVLVMIEATDLMFALDSVPAIFAVTDDPFIVYTSNVFAILGLRSLYFALAGIIHRFSYLKYGLSLVLVFIGTKMMLIDVWKVPTALALGVTATLIGGSVILSLIKTRNAPVPEELAKVENDVEEYREQAEAARQS; encoded by the coding sequence TTGATTTGGATAGGCTTCAACGCCTTTATCCTCGTACTGCTTGCGCTCGACCTCGGCGTCTTCAACCGCCGACCCCATCAGATCACCGTCCGCGAGGCGCTGATCGCCAGTGCCTGCTACATCTCCCTCGCCTTCGCCTTCAACGGCGGCATCTACTGGTTCATGGGGGTGGACAAGGGGCTGGAGTTCACCACCGGCTACCTGATCGAATGGAGCCTGTCGGTCGACAATATCTTCGTCATGGCGATGATCTTCGGCCACTTCGCCGTGCCGCCCCAATACCAGCACCGCGTGCTCTTCTGGGGCATCCTGGGCGCGCTGGTCATGCGCGCGGCCCTGATCTTCGCCGGCACCGCGCTGATCCATCAGTTCCACTGGACGATCTACCTGTTCGGCGCGTTCCTGCTGTTCACCGGCTTCAAGATGCTGTTCTCGTCGGACGAGGAGCAGAACCTCGACGACAACCGCATCCTCCGCTTCGTCCGCGCCCGCGTCCGCATGACCGACAATTACGAGGGCACCGCCTTCGTCGTGCGGCGCAACGGGCTGCTGCTGGCGACGCCGATGCTGCTCGTGCTGGTGATGATCGAGGCGACCGACCTGATGTTCGCGCTCGACAGCGTCCCGGCGATCTTCGCGGTGACCGACGATCCGTTCATCGTCTACACCTCCAACGTCTTCGCGATCCTCGGCCTTCGCTCGCTCTACTTCGCGCTGGCCGGCATCATCCACCGCTTCAGCTATCTGAAATACGGGCTGTCGCTGGTGCTGGTGTTCATCGGGACCAAGATGATGCTGATCGACGTCTGGAAGGTCCCCACCGCGCTGGCGCTCGGCGTCACCGCGACCCTGATCGGCGGCTCCGTCATCCTGTCCCTGATCAAGACGCGGAACGCGCCGGTCCCGGAGGAACTCGCCAAGGTCGAGAACGACGTCGAGGAATACCGGGAACAGGCCGAAGCGGCGCGCCAGTCCTGA